Proteins from a single region of Mumia flava:
- a CDS encoding HdeD family acid-resistance protein, which yields MSDVVATEPLRSAFKTAWWVVLLRAIIAIAFGIVALVWPDKTAQVIIVLFGIWALLDGIFALAGIFTGRGRAWGWLLLEGALGIAAGLIAFRAPEAVALALVLVVAFWSAMIGVLEISGAVRIREVPGSGWGWLLASGIFSILFAVLLFVWPDLGFTTLIVLIGIYALLMGAVWLITAIYVRKAAKELDLA from the coding sequence ATGAGTGACGTCGTCGCGACGGAGCCGCTGAGGTCCGCGTTCAAGACGGCGTGGTGGGTCGTGCTGCTGCGCGCGATCATCGCGATCGCCTTCGGCATCGTCGCGCTGGTCTGGCCGGACAAGACCGCGCAGGTCATCATCGTGCTCTTCGGCATCTGGGCTCTGCTCGACGGCATCTTCGCGCTCGCGGGGATCTTCACCGGGCGCGGGCGCGCCTGGGGCTGGCTGCTGCTCGAAGGCGCGCTGGGGATCGCCGCCGGCCTGATCGCGTTCCGGGCGCCCGAGGCGGTCGCACTGGCGCTGGTGCTCGTGGTGGCGTTCTGGTCCGCAATGATCGGCGTGCTCGAGATCTCGGGTGCCGTGCGGATCCGTGAGGTCCCGGGAAGCGGTTGGGGCTGGCTGCTGGCCTCCGGGATCTTCTCGATCCTCTTCGCCGTGCTGCTGTTCGTGTGGCCGGACCTCGGATTCACCACCCTGATCGTCCTGATCGGGATCTACGCGCTGCTGATGGGCGCGGTCTGGCTGATCACGGCGATCTACGTCCGCAAGGCCGCGAAGGAGCTCGACCTGGCCTGA
- a CDS encoding helix-turn-helix domain-containing protein, translating into MTESEIEPMDLEILGDVARGETVEAIARRLDVSERTVRRRLRLVADRLGVDTTIEAVVWAVRHGLV; encoded by the coding sequence GTGACCGAGAGCGAGATCGAGCCGATGGATCTGGAGATCCTCGGCGACGTGGCGCGAGGCGAGACGGTCGAGGCGATCGCACGTCGGCTCGACGTGTCCGAGCGGACGGTACGCCGCCGGCTCCGCCTGGTCGCCGATCGGCTCGGCGTCGACACCACGATCGAGGCCGTCGTCTGGGCCGTTCGCCACGGCCTGGTGTAG
- a CDS encoding alpha-hydroxy acid oxidase: protein MRRRVPRWHDLGPLMKFKRPVLSPRRRRLASALTIADLRAVAKRRTPKAAFDYTDGAAEEELSLARARQAFRDVELNPAILRDVSKVDVSASPLGVRSELPFGIAPTGFTRLMQTEGEYAGAGAAQAAGIPYTLSTMGTASIEDVAATAPHGRNWFQLYMWKDRDRSMALVDRAAKAGYEALVVTVDVPVAGARRRDTRNGMTIPPTLTPRNVVDAIPRPAWWFNLLTTEPLAFASLDSWSGTVGQLLDTMFDPTVTYEDLAWIRTQWEGKLVVKGVQTVADAARLAEAGVDAIILSNHGGRQLDRAPVPFHLLPSVVSEVGDGCEVWLDTGIMSGADVVASLAHGADFTLIGRAYLYGLMAGGRPGVDRTIEILRSEIERTMRLLGVGSTAELEPGHVTQLQRLIPRR, encoded by the coding sequence ATGAGGCGACGCGTACCCCGCTGGCACGACCTGGGACCGCTGATGAAGTTCAAGCGGCCGGTGCTGAGCCCGAGGAGGCGACGGCTCGCCTCGGCCCTGACGATCGCCGACCTGCGGGCGGTCGCGAAGCGTCGTACGCCGAAGGCCGCTTTCGACTACACCGACGGGGCCGCGGAGGAGGAGCTCTCGCTCGCTCGCGCTCGCCAGGCGTTCCGCGACGTCGAGCTCAACCCGGCGATCCTGAGGGACGTCTCGAAGGTCGACGTGTCCGCGTCACCGCTGGGCGTGCGCTCCGAGCTTCCGTTCGGGATCGCGCCGACGGGCTTCACCCGCCTGATGCAGACCGAGGGCGAGTACGCCGGCGCGGGAGCCGCCCAGGCGGCCGGCATCCCGTACACCCTGTCGACGATGGGCACCGCCTCGATCGAGGACGTGGCGGCGACCGCGCCGCACGGGCGGAACTGGTTCCAGCTCTACATGTGGAAGGACCGCGACCGGTCGATGGCGCTGGTCGACCGTGCCGCGAAGGCCGGGTACGAGGCGCTGGTCGTGACCGTCGACGTCCCGGTCGCAGGGGCGCGGCGGCGCGACACCCGCAACGGGATGACGATCCCCCCGACGCTGACGCCGCGGAACGTCGTCGACGCGATCCCGCGGCCGGCGTGGTGGTTCAACCTGCTCACGACCGAGCCGCTCGCGTTCGCGTCCCTCGACTCGTGGTCCGGCACCGTCGGCCAGCTCCTGGACACGATGTTCGACCCGACGGTGACGTACGAGGACCTCGCGTGGATCCGTACCCAGTGGGAGGGCAAGCTCGTCGTCAAGGGCGTGCAGACCGTCGCGGACGCGGCACGGCTCGCCGAGGCCGGTGTGGACGCGATCATCCTGTCGAACCACGGCGGCCGCCAGCTCGACCGCGCTCCCGTCCCGTTCCATCTGCTGCCGTCGGTGGTCTCCGAGGTCGGTGACGGCTGCGAGGTCTGGCTGGACACCGGGATCATGTCCGGCGCCGACGTCGTCGCGAGCCTGGCGCACGGTGCCGACTTCACGCTGATCGGTCGCGCCTACCTCTACGGGCTGATGGCCGGGGGTCGTCCGGGTGTGGACCGCACGATCGAGATCCTGCGCTCGGAGATCGAGCGCACCATGCGACTGCTCGGGGTGGGAAGCACCGCCGAGCTCGAGCCGGGGCACGTCACGCAGCTCCAGCGCTTGATCCCGCGGCGCTGA
- a CDS encoding rhamnulokinase, whose product MSVLAAVDLGATSGRVILGHVAPDRIDLEVVHRFGNHPVRTPDGLHWDVLALYREILDGLRTAGRSHAVDGVAVDSWAVDYGLLRGDHLVSAPFHYRDERTVAGVEKVHALVDPAELYRRNGLQHLPFTTVFQLAVDDLVATADAWLLVPDLLTWWLNGSRWAEATNASTTGLVDVHRRTWDRDLLDRVGLGSLPLPDLVEPGTRLGGLRPEVAELVGIRPAVTTVGSHDTASAVVGVPMDAGSAAYVSCGTWGLVGVELERPVVTEQARLAGFTNEGGVDGRIRFLHNVMGLWVLSETIRTWERESGTDVDLGELLAAAEAVTATVPVFDVDDPRFLPPGDMPARIAEVCAEQGVPAPTTRAEFARSILESLAEAFARTVRSAAELSGVDVSVVHVVGGGSRNALLCQLTADRLGLPVLAGPEEATALGNVLVQARTLGALSGDLESLRARIGAAWTPRRFDPRPTREATR is encoded by the coding sequence GTGTCCGTGCTGGCAGCGGTCGACCTGGGGGCGACGAGCGGTCGGGTGATCCTCGGCCACGTCGCGCCGGACCGGATCGACCTCGAGGTCGTCCACCGGTTCGGCAACCACCCGGTGCGCACGCCCGACGGGCTCCACTGGGACGTCCTCGCGCTGTACCGCGAGATCCTGGACGGCCTGCGGACCGCCGGACGCAGCCACGCCGTCGACGGTGTGGCGGTGGACTCGTGGGCGGTCGACTACGGGCTGCTCCGCGGCGACCACCTGGTCTCGGCGCCGTTCCACTACCGCGACGAGCGCACCGTCGCCGGCGTGGAGAAGGTGCACGCCCTGGTCGACCCGGCGGAGCTCTACCGCCGCAACGGACTCCAGCACCTCCCGTTCACCACGGTCTTCCAGCTCGCGGTCGACGACCTCGTCGCGACGGCGGACGCGTGGCTGCTGGTCCCCGACCTGCTGACCTGGTGGCTGAACGGCAGCCGCTGGGCGGAGGCGACGAACGCATCGACGACCGGGCTCGTCGACGTGCATCGTCGGACCTGGGACCGCGACCTGCTCGACCGGGTCGGGCTGGGCTCCCTGCCCCTGCCCGACCTGGTCGAGCCCGGCACCCGACTGGGCGGGCTGCGGCCGGAGGTCGCCGAGCTCGTCGGGATCCGCCCGGCGGTCACGACCGTCGGCTCCCACGACACCGCGTCGGCGGTCGTCGGCGTGCCGATGGACGCCGGCAGCGCCGCGTACGTCTCGTGCGGGACGTGGGGTCTGGTCGGCGTCGAGCTGGAGCGGCCGGTGGTGACCGAGCAGGCGCGCCTCGCCGGGTTCACGAACGAGGGCGGTGTCGACGGACGGATCCGCTTCCTGCACAACGTGATGGGCCTGTGGGTGCTGAGCGAGACGATCCGGACCTGGGAGCGCGAGTCGGGCACGGACGTCGACCTGGGTGAGCTGCTCGCGGCCGCGGAGGCGGTCACCGCGACAGTGCCGGTCTTCGACGTGGACGACCCTCGGTTCCTCCCGCCGGGCGACATGCCCGCCCGGATCGCCGAGGTCTGCGCGGAGCAGGGCGTGCCGGCACCGACCACCCGCGCCGAGTTCGCTCGGAGCATCCTGGAGAGCCTCGCCGAGGCCTTCGCCCGTACGGTGCGCAGCGCCGCGGAGCTGTCCGGCGTGGACGTCTCCGTGGTGCACGTGGTCGGCGGCGGATCGCGCAACGCGCTGCTCTGCCAGCTCACGGCGGACCGTCTCGGACTGCCCGTCCTGGCGGGGCCGGAGGAGGCGACGGCACTCGGCAACGTGCTGGTCCAGGCGCGTACGCTCGGCGCTCTGAGCGGGGACCTGGAGAGCCTGCGCGCCCGGATCGGCGCAGCATGGACACCCCGACGATTCGACCCCCGACCGACCCGAGAGGCGACACGATGA
- a CDS encoding bifunctional rhamnulose-1-phosphate aldolase/short-chain dehydrogenase, translated as MTQGTINATVDELIARSNRLGADPTNTNYAGGNTSAKGTETDPVTGDPVELVWVKGSGGDLGTLKPAGLAALRLDRMRALVNVYPGVEREDEMVAAFDYCLHGKGGAAPSIDTAMHGLVDSAHVDHLHPDAGIAIATAADGEALTERIYGDKVVWVPWRRPGFQLGLDIAAIKEKNPQAIGCILGGHGITAWGDTSDACEQNSRWIITTAQAYIDEHAKAEPFGALLEGYGALPEAQRRAKAAALAPTIRSIASTDRPMVGHLTDSDVVLDFLARAEHTRLTELGTSCPDHFLRTKVKPLVLDLPADASVEDCQARLRELHEAYRADYAAYYERWADDDSPAMRGADPLIVLVPGVGMFSYGKDKQTARVAGEFYVNAINVMRGAEGLSTYTPIDESEKFRIEYWALEEAKLARMPKPKPLATRIALVTGAASGIGKAIAQRLAAEGACVVIADLDPAKAQEAAAEIGGPDVAVGVGADVSDADAVKASIDAAVLAFGGLDLVVNNAGMSISKPLLETTEADWDRQHDVMAKGSFLVSREAARVLIEQGLGGDIVYIASKNAIFAGPNNIAYSAVKADQAHQVRLLAAELGEHGIKVNGINPDGVVQGSGIFAGGWGAKRAAVYGVEEKDLGKFYAQRTLLKREVLPEHVANAVFVLCSPDLTHTTGLHVPVDAGVAAAFLR; from the coding sequence ATGACGCAGGGCACGATCAACGCGACGGTCGACGAGCTGATCGCACGGTCCAACCGACTGGGTGCGGACCCGACGAACACGAACTACGCCGGGGGCAACACCTCCGCCAAGGGCACCGAGACCGACCCGGTGACCGGCGACCCGGTCGAGCTGGTCTGGGTCAAGGGCTCCGGCGGCGACCTCGGCACCCTGAAGCCGGCCGGTCTGGCGGCGCTGCGGTTGGACCGGATGCGCGCCCTGGTGAACGTCTACCCGGGCGTGGAGCGCGAGGACGAGATGGTCGCCGCGTTCGACTACTGCCTGCACGGCAAGGGCGGTGCGGCGCCGTCGATCGACACCGCGATGCACGGCCTCGTCGACTCCGCTCACGTGGACCACCTGCACCCCGACGCCGGGATCGCGATCGCGACCGCCGCCGACGGCGAGGCGCTGACCGAGCGGATCTACGGCGACAAGGTCGTGTGGGTGCCGTGGCGCCGCCCCGGCTTCCAGCTCGGGCTCGACATCGCCGCGATCAAGGAGAAGAACCCGCAGGCGATCGGCTGCATCCTCGGCGGCCACGGCATCACCGCCTGGGGGGACACCAGCGACGCCTGCGAGCAGAACTCGCGCTGGATCATCACGACCGCGCAGGCGTACATCGACGAGCACGCGAAGGCCGAGCCGTTCGGGGCTCTGCTCGAGGGGTACGGCGCGCTGCCGGAGGCGCAGCGCCGGGCGAAGGCGGCCGCGCTGGCGCCGACGATCCGCTCGATCGCGTCGACCGACCGGCCGATGGTCGGCCACCTCACCGACTCCGACGTCGTGCTGGACTTCCTCGCCCGCGCGGAGCACACCCGGCTCACGGAGCTGGGGACGAGCTGCCCGGACCACTTCCTGCGCACCAAGGTCAAGCCGCTCGTGCTCGATCTGCCCGCGGACGCGTCGGTCGAGGACTGCCAGGCCCGGCTGCGTGAGCTGCACGAGGCCTACCGCGCCGACTACGCGGCGTACTACGAGCGCTGGGCCGACGACGACTCGCCGGCGATGCGTGGCGCAGACCCGCTGATCGTGCTGGTCCCCGGCGTGGGGATGTTCTCCTACGGCAAGGACAAGCAGACCGCACGGGTCGCGGGCGAGTTCTACGTCAACGCGATCAACGTGATGCGTGGCGCCGAGGGCCTGTCGACGTACACCCCGATCGACGAGTCGGAGAAGTTCCGGATCGAGTACTGGGCGCTCGAAGAGGCGAAGCTGGCGCGGATGCCGAAGCCCAAGCCGCTCGCCACGCGGATCGCGCTCGTGACCGGAGCCGCGTCGGGGATCGGCAAGGCGATCGCGCAGCGGCTCGCCGCCGAGGGTGCCTGCGTGGTGATCGCCGACCTGGATCCCGCGAAGGCCCAGGAGGCGGCCGCCGAGATCGGCGGGCCCGACGTCGCCGTCGGCGTCGGCGCGGACGTCAGCGACGCGGACGCGGTCAAGGCCTCGATCGACGCGGCGGTGCTCGCGTTCGGCGGTCTCGACCTGGTCGTCAACAACGCCGGCATGTCGATCTCCAAGCCGCTGCTGGAGACCACCGAGGCCGACTGGGACCGCCAGCACGACGTGATGGCGAAGGGCTCGTTCCTGGTCTCGCGCGAGGCGGCCCGCGTGCTGATCGAGCAGGGTCTCGGCGGTGACATCGTCTACATCGCCTCGAAGAACGCGATCTTCGCCGGCCCGAACAACATCGCGTACTCTGCGGTGAAGGCCGACCAGGCGCACCAGGTGCGGCTGCTCGCGGCGGAGCTCGGCGAGCACGGGATCAAGGTCAACGGCATCAACCCCGACGGCGTCGTGCAGGGCTCCGGCATCTTCGCCGGCGGCTGGGGTGCGAAGCGGGCCGCGGTCTACGGCGTGGAGGAGAAGGACCTCGGCAAGTTCTACGCCCAGCGCACGCTCCTCAAGCGCGAGGTGCTCCCGGAGCACGTCGCCAACGCCGTGTTCGTGCTGTGCAGCCCGGACCTGACCCACACGACCGGTCTGCACGTGCCGGTCGACGCCGGCGTCGCGGCCGCGTTCCTGCGCTGA
- the rhaI gene encoding L-rhamnose isomerase, whose product MTKFDAIASRLEGQAIELPSWAFGNSGTRFKVFGQPGVPRTVEEKIADAAKVHELTGLAPTVALHIPWDTVDDYAALKAYANGLGVDLGTINTNTFQDDDYKLGSLTHPDAAIRKKAVRHALDCIEIMDATGSRDLKVWLADGTNYPGQDDIRSRQDRLADALAEIYAALSDDQRLVLEYKFFEPAFYHTDVPDWGTSYAHVAALGDRAMVCLDTGHHAPGTNIEFIVAQLLRLGKLGSFDFNSRFYADDDLIVGAADPFQLFRIIVEVIRGGGYGPANPDGHSGVAFMLDQCHNIEKKIPGQIRSVLNVQEMTARALLLDREALGAAQDTGDVLGANEVLMDAFYTDVRADLAAWRESRGLPADPMRAYAESGYQSQIENERVGGTQAGWS is encoded by the coding sequence ATGACGAAGTTTGACGCAATCGCGAGCCGGCTGGAAGGCCAGGCCATCGAGCTCCCGTCCTGGGCGTTCGGAAACTCCGGCACCCGGTTCAAGGTGTTCGGCCAGCCGGGCGTGCCCCGCACGGTCGAGGAGAAGATCGCCGACGCCGCGAAGGTGCACGAGCTCACCGGGCTCGCCCCCACCGTCGCGCTGCACATCCCGTGGGACACGGTCGACGACTACGCCGCGCTCAAGGCGTACGCGAACGGGCTCGGGGTGGATCTCGGCACGATCAACACCAACACCTTCCAGGACGACGACTACAAGCTCGGCAGCCTCACGCACCCCGACGCCGCGATCCGCAAGAAGGCTGTCCGGCACGCGCTGGACTGCATCGAGATCATGGACGCGACCGGCTCGCGGGACCTCAAGGTCTGGCTCGCCGACGGGACCAACTACCCCGGCCAGGACGACATCCGCTCCCGCCAGGACCGGCTCGCCGACGCGCTGGCGGAGATCTACGCCGCGCTGTCGGACGACCAGCGCCTCGTGCTCGAGTACAAGTTCTTCGAGCCGGCGTTCTACCACACCGACGTGCCCGACTGGGGCACCTCGTACGCCCACGTCGCCGCGCTCGGCGACCGGGCGATGGTGTGCCTGGACACCGGCCACCACGCGCCGGGCACGAACATCGAGTTCATCGTGGCCCAGCTGCTGCGGCTCGGAAAGCTCGGCTCGTTCGACTTCAACAGCCGCTTCTACGCCGACGACGACCTGATCGTCGGGGCGGCGGACCCGTTCCAGCTGTTCCGGATCATCGTCGAGGTGATCCGTGGCGGCGGGTACGGCCCGGCCAACCCCGACGGGCACAGCGGCGTCGCGTTCATGCTCGACCAGTGCCACAACATCGAGAAGAAGATCCCGGGGCAGATCCGGTCGGTGCTCAACGTGCAGGAGATGACCGCCCGCGCGCTGCTGCTCGACCGCGAGGCGCTCGGCGCCGCGCAGGACACCGGTGACGTGCTCGGCGCGAACGAGGTCCTGATGGACGCGTTCTACACCGACGTCCGGGCGGACCTGGCCGCGTGGCGCGAGTCGCGCGGGCTCCCGGCGGACCCGATGCGGGCCTACGCCGAGAGCGGCTACCAGAGCCAGATCGAGAACGAGCGCGTCGGCGGGACGCAGGCAGGGTGGAGCTGA
- the rhaS gene encoding rhamnose ABC transporter substrate-binding protein: protein MSLTFTRRGRVVPLAAAALSLSLAVSACGGDDSGDGGDGGGDGNLSVTFLPKNLGNPYFDASSTGGETAMDELGGEFKEVGPAEATPDSQVSFINTLTQQGVGAIAVSANDPEAICDALDEARDAGTYVVTFDSDTNPECRDVFVSQADAEGIATKQVELIAEQIGDEGQIAILSASANATNQNAWIELMEEDLAANHPNIELVEVAYGDDDDQTSFDKTAALLQTYPQLKGIVSPTTVGIAAAARYLSTSQYKGKVALTGLGTPDQMREYIKDGTVESFALWNPEELGYLTAYTSAALINGDITGEEGDTFEAGDLGDYEVGADGVVLLGDPTVFNADNIDDFNF from the coding sequence ATGTCCCTGACGTTCACGCGACGCGGCCGGGTCGTCCCCCTCGCCGCTGCTGCTCTGAGCCTGTCGCTCGCGGTCTCCGCGTGCGGCGGCGACGACTCCGGCGACGGCGGTGACGGCGGCGGCGACGGCAACCTGTCCGTCACCTTCCTGCCGAAGAACCTCGGCAACCCGTACTTCGACGCCTCCTCGACCGGCGGCGAGACCGCCATGGACGAGCTGGGCGGCGAGTTCAAGGAGGTCGGTCCCGCCGAGGCGACGCCGGACTCCCAGGTCAGCTTCATCAACACCCTGACCCAGCAGGGCGTCGGCGCGATCGCCGTCTCGGCGAACGACCCCGAGGCGATCTGCGACGCGCTCGACGAGGCGCGCGACGCCGGCACGTACGTCGTCACGTTCGACTCCGACACCAACCCGGAGTGCCGCGACGTGTTCGTGAGCCAGGCCGACGCCGAGGGCATCGCGACCAAGCAGGTCGAGCTGATCGCCGAGCAGATCGGCGACGAGGGCCAGATCGCGATCCTGTCGGCGAGCGCCAACGCGACGAACCAGAACGCGTGGATCGAGCTGATGGAGGAGGACCTCGCGGCGAACCACCCGAACATCGAGCTCGTCGAGGTCGCGTACGGCGACGACGACGACCAGACGTCGTTCGACAAGACCGCCGCGCTGCTCCAGACCTACCCGCAGCTCAAGGGCATCGTCTCGCCGACCACCGTCGGCATCGCGGCGGCCGCCCGCTACCTGTCCACCTCGCAGTACAAGGGCAAGGTCGCGCTGACCGGTCTCGGCACCCCGGACCAGATGCGTGAGTACATCAAGGACGGGACGGTCGAGTCCTTCGCGCTCTGGAACCCCGAGGAGCTGGGCTACCTGACCGCCTACACCTCGGCCGCGCTGATCAACGGCGACATCACTGGCGAGGAGGGCGACACCTTCGAGGCGGGCGACCTCGGCGACTACGAGGTCGGCGCCGACGGCGTGGTCCTGCTGGGCGACCCGACGGTGTTCAACGCCGACAACATCGACGACTTCAACTTCTGA
- a CDS encoding ABC transporter permease — protein sequence MTSLLHPSEKSSAATERSYADHARPLWQRILITRESAVVVALVAVILYASATVPFFDRPITMTYLLLDVTPILLIALPMTLIIITGEIDLSVASTLALASVLFGVLYDAGMPITVAALLALLAGLVAGCLNGFLVTVVGLPSLAVTIGTLALFRGIAVGLLGTTAITDFPDAWTDWASDRIGGGDVPQVMIPFVVLAIAFIVLLHFTPFGRGIYAIGQNETAARFSGVKVVRTKMILFALAGLVSAAAGIYYTLRYGSSRGDNANGLELQVIAAVLLGGVSIFGGRGALPGVIAGVLLIGVIASALRLADYTADVINIVTGLLLVASVASPALLAWIGRRRRPRSAATTPGD from the coding sequence ATGACGAGCCTCCTCCACCCGTCCGAGAAGTCCTCGGCCGCGACCGAGCGGTCGTACGCCGACCACGCCCGCCCGCTGTGGCAGCGCATCCTGATCACGCGGGAGTCCGCAGTGGTCGTGGCGCTGGTCGCGGTGATCCTGTACGCGTCGGCGACCGTGCCGTTCTTCGACCGGCCGATCACGATGACGTACCTCCTGCTCGACGTCACGCCGATCCTGCTGATCGCCCTGCCGATGACCCTGATCATCATCACGGGCGAGATCGACCTGTCGGTCGCCAGCACGCTGGCGCTGGCCAGCGTGCTGTTCGGTGTCCTGTACGACGCGGGGATGCCGATCACGGTCGCGGCGCTGCTCGCGCTGCTCGCCGGCCTCGTCGCCGGCTGCCTGAACGGCTTCCTGGTGACGGTGGTCGGGCTGCCGTCGCTGGCGGTCACCATCGGCACCCTGGCGCTCTTCCGCGGCATCGCGGTCGGCCTGCTCGGCACCACCGCGATCACCGACTTCCCCGACGCCTGGACCGACTGGGCCAGCGACCGGATCGGCGGCGGTGACGTCCCGCAGGTGATGATCCCGTTCGTCGTCCTCGCGATCGCGTTCATCGTGCTGCTGCACTTCACGCCGTTCGGTCGCGGGATCTACGCGATCGGGCAGAACGAGACCGCCGCACGCTTCTCGGGCGTGAAGGTCGTCCGGACCAAGATGATCCTGTTCGCGCTGGCCGGGCTGGTCTCGGCCGCGGCGGGGATCTACTACACCCTGCGGTACGGGAGCTCGCGCGGCGACAACGCCAACGGCCTCGAGCTCCAGGTGATCGCGGCCGTCCTGCTCGGCGGCGTGTCGATCTTCGGCGGTCGCGGCGCCCTTCCGGGCGTGATCGCCGGCGTCCTGCTGATCGGCGTGATCGCCAGCGCCCTGCGCCTGGCCGACTACACCGCCGACGTGATCAACATCGTGACCGGCCTGCTGCTGGTGGCCTCGGTGGCCTCGCCGGCGCTCCTGGCCTGGATCGGGCGGCGACGGAGACCCCGCAGCGCCGCCACCACCCCGGGTGACTGA
- a CDS encoding ABC transporter permease, translating to MSTAVAAEPASTRSRLKSLLQARETGIMLAFLIVLGTATAINPNFLFSSDGWRDLFLTPSILVVLAVGQAMVIITRNVDLSVGSVLGLTAFVTGRLFVGAPGLPVFVVVLAGIGVGVLLGLINGLLVAYAKAPALVITLGTLYVYRGVMLSWAGSDRINAGDIPSSFLSFGTSSVLGIPSLAIVSFVVLAVAAVCLRDLRGGREFYALGSDPSASVLYGLPVVKRTLIAFAASGGLAGLAGVMYVARYGTISSGAGLGMELEAVGAAVIGGVAIFGGSGTVLGAAIGAYLLTTINRGLPILGIQDFWQRAVVGLLIIGAIVLDKVLADRQHRKLMAERD from the coding sequence ATGAGCACCGCCGTCGCCGCCGAGCCGGCATCGACCCGAAGCCGGCTCAAGTCGCTGCTGCAGGCCCGTGAGACCGGGATCATGCTGGCGTTCCTGATCGTGCTCGGCACCGCCACCGCGATCAACCCGAACTTCCTGTTCAGCTCCGACGGCTGGCGGGACCTGTTCCTCACGCCGTCGATCCTGGTCGTGCTGGCCGTCGGTCAGGCGATGGTGATCATCACGCGCAACGTCGACCTGTCGGTCGGTTCGGTGCTGGGCCTCACCGCCTTCGTCACCGGGCGGCTGTTCGTCGGCGCTCCGGGACTCCCGGTCTTCGTCGTGGTCCTCGCCGGCATCGGCGTCGGGGTCCTGCTCGGCCTGATCAACGGCCTGCTGGTCGCCTACGCCAAGGCGCCCGCACTGGTGATCACCTTGGGCACGCTGTACGTCTACCGCGGCGTGATGCTCTCGTGGGCCGGCTCCGACCGGATCAACGCGGGCGACATCCCCTCCAGCTTCCTGAGCTTCGGCACCTCGTCGGTGCTCGGGATCCCCTCCCTCGCGATCGTCTCGTTCGTCGTGCTGGCGGTCGCGGCCGTCTGCCTGCGCGACCTGCGGGGCGGTCGCGAGTTCTACGCCCTCGGCTCCGACCCGTCCGCCTCGGTGCTCTACGGCCTCCCGGTGGTCAAGCGCACCCTGATCGCCTTCGCCGCCAGCGGTGGTCTGGCCGGACTCGCCGGCGTCATGTACGTCGCGCGCTACGGCACGATCAGCTCCGGCGCCGGACTCGGGATGGAGCTCGAGGCCGTCGGTGCCGCCGTCATCGGCGGCGTCGCGATCTTCGGCGGCAGCGGCACGGTCCTCGGTGCCGCGATCGGCGCCTACCTGCTGACCACGATCAACCGCGGCCTCCCGATCCTCGGGATCCAGGACTTCTGGCAGCGCGCGGTGGTCGGCCTGCTGATCATCGGCGCGATCGTCCTGGACAAGGTCCTGGCCGACCGCCAGCACCGCAAGCTCATGGCCGAGAGGGACTGA